One part of the Chryseobacterium sp. 7 genome encodes these proteins:
- a CDS encoding gliding motility-associated C-terminal domain-containing protein yields MKRFLLSLVLIFLTINPLFAQRDTEHWIAPYFDSAGGYTNMLYLSTDSLTPIDVTIYNNNAVVTTVTISKGSPQTYKVDNSLVSTATTTEAFNVGNKGLYLKAAKPFYCSLRLAQSVHGEVITSKGKAGIGKTFFVAAAPNTNTSSIQNFTAGVLATEDNTDVTVSWDATAGVVFINGSPTGNTQSFTLQKGQSFILAGSGSQSGNKTGFIGAKIVATKPITLTNGSCNANFSATTTGSDPVLDQSVPVDRLGNTFAMVKTRSTAPALNMEGGLIVATEDNTQVFLNGGSTAVATLNAGQWYRINETSYVAQGTSGHSNMFISTTKNVYLYQFIGILASDATNGFNYIPPLNCFLPRKIDEIGKINEMPLGSGGASSTPSDLVIKLNILTETGATVLLNGGPIAATDGPYPVTGNTNWVTYGITGVTGNINITSTKAVTAGINGGYSSAGYGGYFAGFSSIPVIAKKTGECVPGIVLELDDGYETYQWYREGVAISGATSFTYTPTQSGNYTVKVTMGTCPPVTTPIYKVQMCLKETTQALNACSTKIITPTFTSSTQTVVPSTVVILTPPTKGTAVVNPNGTITYTPNPGYLGPDKIIYKFCGNSVEFTDCEQVTLNLTVVPFIVTDTSIKACWYDVDPYAYFDLTKAKVTDYNAVTKKYYRTLNDLTAGINEITTPTNFPSTGGFVYVKVTTAEGCTANAKIELIVLPIKKSPILVDQYICMDAKTNLDAGSGYDSYQWSTGATTSGIRDVGVGEYTVVLGKNGCFLTQTVKVKKVEDPVIQTIEINNNTATVIVSGGKAPFKYAVDGTANWQDSNVFTGLSRGQHTFYVKDFYNCTPSSVEITIPNLLNAITPNGDNVNDYIDYSELAYKENLSFVVYDRYGNMVFTGNKFNNYRWDGKHFDKKLGTGTYWYHITWNESNKEKTPIKYTGWILVKNRE; encoded by the coding sequence ATGAAAAGATTTCTACTCAGTTTGGTATTAATTTTTTTGACAATTAATCCACTCTTTGCACAAAGGGATACCGAGCACTGGATTGCTCCTTATTTTGACAGTGCCGGAGGGTATACCAATATGCTATACCTTTCTACTGATTCATTGACTCCCATTGATGTAACCATTTATAACAATAATGCTGTAGTTACTACGGTTACCATCAGTAAAGGTAGTCCGCAGACCTATAAGGTAGACAACAGCCTTGTTTCTACAGCTACCACTACTGAAGCATTCAATGTGGGTAATAAAGGACTGTATTTAAAAGCAGCCAAACCTTTTTACTGTAGCTTAAGACTTGCCCAAAGTGTTCACGGGGAAGTAATTACCAGTAAAGGAAAAGCCGGAATTGGAAAAACATTTTTTGTGGCTGCGGCCCCCAATACAAATACCAGCAGTATTCAAAACTTTACTGCAGGGGTACTAGCTACTGAAGACAATACAGACGTAACCGTATCATGGGACGCAACTGCCGGAGTAGTTTTTATTAACGGATCTCCTACTGGTAATACCCAGTCCTTTACATTACAGAAAGGTCAATCTTTCATTCTTGCAGGATCAGGATCTCAGTCTGGGAACAAAACAGGTTTTATTGGTGCAAAAATAGTTGCTACCAAGCCGATAACGCTTACCAACGGAAGCTGTAATGCTAACTTTTCTGCCACTACAACAGGAAGTGATCCGGTTTTGGATCAGTCTGTACCGGTGGATAGACTTGGAAATACTTTTGCCATGGTAAAAACAAGATCTACTGCTCCTGCTTTAAATATGGAGGGAGGTCTTATTGTGGCCACTGAAGATAACACTCAGGTATTTTTAAATGGCGGAAGTACTGCTGTTGCCACTCTTAATGCCGGACAATGGTATAGAATTAATGAAACCAGCTATGTAGCCCAGGGTACTTCAGGACATTCAAACATGTTCATTTCTACAACCAAAAATGTATATTTATACCAATTCATCGGAATATTAGCAAGTGATGCTACCAATGGATTCAACTATATCCCGCCATTGAACTGTTTCCTTCCAAGGAAGATTGATGAGATCGGGAAAATTAATGAAATGCCTCTTGGATCAGGAGGTGCAAGTTCAACCCCTAGTGACCTGGTGATCAAATTAAATATTTTGACAGAGACAGGGGCAACGGTATTGTTAAACGGCGGACCTATCGCAGCAACAGACGGACCTTATCCGGTAACAGGAAATACAAACTGGGTAACCTATGGAATAACAGGCGTAACTGGGAACATCAATATTACTTCTACAAAAGCTGTAACAGCAGGTATCAACGGAGGATATAGCTCTGCAGGATACGGAGGCTACTTTGCCGGATTCTCATCAATCCCTGTAATTGCTAAAAAAACAGGAGAATGTGTACCGGGAATTGTTCTTGAATTGGATGACGGATATGAAACTTACCAGTGGTACCGTGAAGGAGTAGCCATTTCAGGGGCAACTTCTTTTACTTACACTCCTACACAATCTGGAAATTATACGGTAAAAGTAACAATGGGAACATGTCCTCCTGTTACCACACCTATCTATAAAGTACAAATGTGTTTAAAAGAGACTACACAGGCTCTTAACGCTTGTTCTACTAAAATTATTACCCCTACATTTACTTCTTCCACTCAGACGGTGGTACCAAGTACAGTAGTAATTTTAACTCCGCCTACAAAAGGAACAGCTGTAGTAAATCCGAACGGAACCATCACTTACACACCTAACCCTGGATATTTAGGACCAGATAAAATTATTTACAAATTCTGTGGAAACTCTGTAGAGTTTACAGATTGTGAGCAGGTAACATTAAACCTTACTGTAGTACCGTTCATTGTAACAGATACTTCTATTAAGGCATGCTGGTATGATGTAGATCCTTATGCTTATTTTGATCTTACAAAAGCTAAAGTAACAGACTATAATGCAGTTACTAAAAAATATTATCGTACTTTAAATGATCTTACAGCAGGGATCAACGAAATTACAACACCTACCAACTTCCCGTCAACCGGAGGATTTGTATATGTGAAAGTAACCACTGCTGAAGGATGTACAGCAAATGCAAAAATTGAATTAATTGTACTTCCAATCAAAAAATCTCCAATCCTTGTAGACCAATACATCTGTATGGATGCAAAAACTAACCTGGATGCAGGTTCAGGATATGATTCTTACCAATGGAGTACAGGTGCTACTACTTCAGGCATCAGAGATGTAGGTGTGGGAGAATACACCGTAGTACTTGGTAAAAACGGATGTTTCCTTACCCAAACGGTAAAAGTGAAAAAAGTAGAAGATCCGGTAATCCAAACTATTGAGATCAACAACAATACCGCAACGGTAATCGTAAGCGGAGGTAAAGCTCCTTTCAAATATGCGGTTGACGGAACGGCTAACTGGCAGGATTCAAATGTATTCACAGGTTTAAGCAGAGGACAGCATACTTTTTATGTAAAAGATTTCTATAACTGTACCCCTAGTTCGGTAGAAATCACAATTCCTAATTTATTAAATGCCATTACACCTAATGGAGATAACGTAAATGATTATATAGATTACAGTGAACTTGCTTACAAAGAAAACCTGAGCTTCGTAGTATATGACAGATATGGAAATATGGTATTTACCGGAAATAAATTCAACAACTACAGATGGGACGGAAAACACTTTGATAAAAAGCTGGGAACAGGAACATACTGGTATCATATCACATGGAATGAATCCAACAAAGAAAAGACTCCAATAAAATATACAGGTTGGATTCTTGTTAAAAACAGAGAGTAA
- a CDS encoding T9SS type B sorting domain-containing protein has protein sequence MKKILSFLFIFYIFTSTFAQLDREHWFAPMVDRTGAPNPYQKLYLSTSRTTPFPVNIYNNNVLIGTVNISKNNPQKFDVLRNYIITTQQTDLFTPTTKGLYLKAEFPFYANLRFSVFNHAEIITSKGIPSTGNTFYAASAPITVSNNILNFMTSVLATQDNTTVTISGYSPTVQFSNGMTGAANPTMTFTLNKGQSYIIDGIGDITGNFDGFIGSKIVANKPVNVTNGNFNGQYAGNFPSSSDILMDQAVPVNRLGNEFALVKGNGPIGSNMEGAVVIATEDNTQIFVNNEIPPIATINAGKYYVIPDSKYILQGNGHYNLYVKTSKNAYVYQILAGDSNSGNETATGGFNFIPALNCYLPKQINELGLINENFVHSNGNIGGVLNIPTKLNLITERGANVTVNSATPLAITGPYNMTGTNNWVTYGIPNVTGTITVVSDKAIMAGITAGSDAVGYGGFFAGFPTQPVILQSGSGCIPGIVLTVDPLIYDTYQWYRNGSVVPGATTSTITPTLPGYYTCSVTMGSCAPLVTEQFKVLNCTKLSTKTYNVCTSQTITPTLSSSTQTTAPNTVAITTAPTLGTATINATTGVITYTVNTPGTSGTDTFTYTFCGNDPDFPDCETVTVTVNIQALTVMNTTLFACDINGQGTFNLTTANVTSNSPVTITYYPTLLDAQNENAAALITNTTAYNAPNGTIVYAVVKNNIGCKSIAQITLSLFNKAIVLDNYNGTFCDDNLDGTVTVILSNVTPIVLNNPNYFTNVRYYATLADANAGNTNTLPNIWSYTAATTIYIRVDSPDGCASVIKPLQFSIGAKVTLITKTVTESVCDDDLDGTKSVNLAQFIPQFTLDPNVTYTFHATLSDAQNNVNIVSSPVNIITSQTYYIRFEKNGVCPEVGTLIINIKVPKKSDILVDKAICPKTTTTLDAGPGFERYLWSTGATTPSITNVAPGSYWVELTFNGCVYKQYVNVTELPLPMITSIEIDGTTVKVGVTGGTPPYEYSLDGVLWQSSNVFTNVPRGAHNVFVRDSKMCEEVKKPFAIINLINTITPNGDGYNEGIDYSALMANDNLVFRIFDRYGAEVFRGTPENRFTWDGRVGGRYVPTATYWYFITWTEYGSTLTVKYSSWLLVKHR, from the coding sequence ATGAAGAAAATTCTATCTTTTTTATTTATATTTTATATTTTCACCTCTACCTTCGCCCAATTGGACCGTGAGCACTGGTTTGCTCCGATGGTAGACAGGACGGGTGCACCCAATCCTTATCAGAAACTGTATTTATCCACCAGCAGAACTACCCCTTTTCCTGTCAATATTTATAACAATAACGTTCTGATCGGAACGGTGAATATCAGCAAAAATAATCCCCAGAAATTTGATGTTTTAAGGAATTATATTATTACCACACAGCAGACAGATCTGTTTACTCCTACCACCAAAGGATTATATCTTAAAGCGGAATTTCCTTTTTATGCCAACCTAAGGTTCTCGGTATTCAACCATGCGGAAATTATTACTTCAAAAGGAATTCCTTCTACAGGAAATACATTCTACGCCGCTTCTGCCCCTATTACGGTAAGCAACAATATCCTGAACTTCATGACCAGTGTACTGGCAACTCAGGACAATACCACCGTTACTATTTCCGGATACAGCCCTACCGTTCAGTTTTCTAACGGGATGACAGGAGCTGCCAACCCTACAATGACTTTCACGCTAAATAAAGGGCAGTCTTACATTATTGACGGAATTGGAGATATAACCGGAAATTTTGATGGATTTATTGGTTCAAAAATTGTCGCCAATAAACCTGTGAATGTTACTAATGGAAATTTCAACGGGCAATATGCCGGAAACTTCCCCTCCAGCTCAGATATTTTGATGGATCAGGCAGTGCCAGTCAACAGACTCGGGAATGAATTCGCTCTGGTAAAAGGTAATGGGCCTATCGGTTCTAATATGGAAGGAGCAGTTGTTATTGCTACGGAAGACAATACCCAGATCTTTGTTAATAATGAAATTCCTCCTATAGCCACTATCAATGCAGGAAAATATTATGTTATACCTGATTCAAAATATATCCTTCAGGGAAACGGGCATTATAATTTATATGTAAAAACATCAAAGAATGCTTATGTATATCAGATTCTGGCCGGAGATTCCAATTCTGGAAATGAAACGGCAACCGGAGGATTCAACTTTATTCCTGCGCTGAACTGTTATCTTCCGAAACAGATTAATGAATTAGGATTGATTAATGAAAATTTTGTTCACTCCAATGGTAATATCGGAGGAGTTCTGAATATTCCGACAAAGCTGAATCTTATTACAGAAAGAGGCGCCAACGTTACCGTAAACAGTGCCACACCTCTTGCAATAACAGGACCTTACAACATGACCGGAACTAACAATTGGGTTACCTACGGAATTCCCAACGTAACGGGAACCATCACCGTTGTTTCGGACAAAGCGATTATGGCAGGAATAACAGCAGGAAGTGATGCGGTAGGATATGGAGGATTCTTCGCCGGTTTCCCTACGCAGCCTGTGATTTTACAATCAGGAAGCGGCTGTATTCCGGGGATTGTTCTTACGGTAGATCCTCTTATCTATGATACTTATCAATGGTATAGAAACGGATCCGTTGTTCCCGGAGCTACAACATCTACCATCACCCCTACGCTGCCCGGATATTATACCTGTTCTGTTACAATGGGAAGCTGTGCTCCTTTAGTAACGGAACAATTTAAAGTACTGAACTGCACAAAACTAAGCACTAAGACCTACAATGTCTGTACATCGCAGACCATAACGCCTACATTAAGCAGCTCTACACAAACCACTGCCCCCAATACAGTAGCTATTACAACAGCTCCTACACTTGGAACAGCCACAATAAATGCCACAACTGGGGTGATTACTTATACTGTAAATACTCCCGGGACATCAGGAACAGATACATTCACGTATACATTCTGCGGCAATGATCCGGACTTCCCGGATTGTGAAACGGTAACCGTTACCGTCAACATCCAGGCACTTACGGTAATGAACACCACACTATTTGCCTGCGACATTAATGGGCAGGGAACATTCAACCTGACTACAGCCAACGTTACTAGCAATTCTCCGGTTACGATTACCTATTATCCTACCCTTTTGGATGCTCAGAATGAAAATGCAGCAGCATTGATTACCAATACAACAGCATACAATGCACCCAATGGAACTATTGTATATGCCGTTGTAAAAAACAATATCGGCTGTAAAAGTATTGCACAAATCACATTATCATTATTTAATAAAGCGATTGTTCTGGATAACTACAATGGTACTTTCTGTGATGATAATCTGGATGGTACAGTTACTGTCATCCTTTCCAATGTCACACCTATTGTACTGAATAATCCAAATTATTTTACCAACGTAAGATATTATGCAACCCTTGCAGATGCCAATGCCGGAAATACGAATACCCTTCCTAACATCTGGAGCTATACTGCCGCCACTACTATTTATATCAGGGTAGATTCTCCGGATGGATGCGCCAGCGTGATCAAACCTTTACAATTCAGTATTGGGGCTAAAGTTACACTGATCACCAAAACCGTTACAGAAAGTGTTTGTGATGATGATCTGGATGGAACAAAAAGTGTCAATTTAGCTCAGTTTATCCCTCAGTTTACACTGGATCCGAATGTGACCTACACTTTTCATGCAACATTATCAGATGCTCAGAACAATGTAAATATCGTTTCATCGCCCGTTAATATTATCACTTCCCAGACTTATTATATCCGTTTTGAAAAAAATGGAGTATGTCCGGAAGTAGGAACTCTAATCATCAATATTAAAGTTCCTAAAAAATCTGATATACTAGTAGATAAAGCCATTTGCCCCAAAACCACCACTACATTAGATGCAGGACCTGGTTTCGAAAGATATTTATGGAGTACAGGAGCCACTACCCCTTCCATCACCAATGTTGCACCCGGAAGTTATTGGGTAGAACTTACATTTAATGGCTGTGTTTACAAACAGTATGTAAATGTCACAGAACTGCCGCTTCCTATGATTACTTCTATTGAAATAGATGGAACTACGGTAAAAGTTGGAGTGACCGGCGGTACCCCTCCTTATGAATATTCTTTAGATGGTGTACTATGGCAAAGTTCCAACGTCTTCACCAATGTACCAAGAGGCGCGCACAATGTATTTGTAAGAGACTCTAAAATGTGCGAAGAGGTGAAAAAGCCTTTTGCCATCATCAATCTCATCAATACTATTACCCCGAACGGAGACGGCTACAATGAAGGAATAGACTATTCTGCATTAATGGCCAATGACAATCTTGTATTCAGAATCTTTGACAGATATGGTGCAGAAGTATTCAGAGGAACTCCGGAAAACAGGTTCACCTGGGACGGAAGAGTTGGCGGAAGATATGTTCCTACAGCAACCTACTGGTATTTCATTACCTGGACAGAATATGGTTCTACGCTCACTGTAAAATATTCAAGCTGGCTGCTTGTAAAACACAGATAA